The DNA region CCACCTGTCTGAACCCCTCACGGAACGACGCCGGAACGTCGTCGGGGTTCACGATCACCGATGAGCCGGCGGGGCGCCCCGCGGCAAATGCAGCAAGCGCATACGCGCGCATCTCGCCGGCAGTGCTCGCCGGCAGGCGGCGTAGCGCGTCCGGGGTCTTGCCCGCGGCAGTGCCCAGAGGACAGAGGACGCCCGCTTCCCAGTCCAGGCCCTCCAGCGCGAAGTCCAGGATGGCCTCCAACGCCTCGCCCAGGCTCTGCGCTGCCGCCACCGCCGCTTGAGCGCGCCCAAGCCACGCCAGCAGGCGCTCGCCGGCATCGGCCTGCGCCTCATACGGGAGCGCGGCCTCGCGAAGCGTAGGGGAGTCGCCTCGGCGCGTTCCCTTCCGTGGCGGGGTAGCCGCAGCAGCCTCGCGTTCCATCACGACTCGGGTGCAGGCTCGGATGGGACGGCCGGCCTTCGCCGGTGGTTGATGACGATGCCGGCAGCGCCAATGACCATGGCGATGATGGCGAAGACCTGCGCCGCCGCCAGACTGCCTAGCCGCCAGGCATCGGGCCGGAGCATCTCTATGAAGAACCGCCCGAACGGATAGTAGATGAGATACGCGAAGAACACATCTCCATCCCGAAGGCGGGGCGCCCACTTGCGGGCGAAGACCATGAATAGGATGAACCCGATGAGGCAGAACAGGGACTCATAGAGAAAGACCGGATGAAACCGCTCGTAGTTCTCCAGGCCCGGCAGCCGCCTCTCCGGCGCGATGTAGATACCCCAGGGCAAATCCGTCGGCGGGCCGTACAACTCCTGGTTGGCGAAGTTGCCCCAGCGGCCGATGGCCTGGGCCAGAAGTAGGCCAGGCGCGGCCACATCGGCCCAGCGCAGGAACTTGAGTTTCGCCCACCGCGTGTAAATCCATAGCCCCAGGGCCCCGCCGGCGACGGCCCCGTAGATCGCCAGTCCCCCCTCCCAGATCTTCAGGATGGCGATGGGGTTCTGGCGATAGTACCACCAGCCCAGGGAGCCGTCGGCGGGCGAGGAGAAGACGTGATACAGCCGCGCGCCGATGATGCCCAAGAC from Chloroflexota bacterium includes:
- a CDS encoding prolipoprotein diacylglyceryl transferase, translated to MNPIAFQVGPFAVRWYGLLIVTGILAAAYIATREARRRGEDPEHVWNGLLLCLVLGIIGARLYHVFSSPADGSLGWWYYRQNPIAILKIWEGGLAIYGAVAGGALGLWIYTRWAKLKFLRWADVAAPGLLLAQAIGRWGNFANQELYGPPTDLPWGIYIAPERRLPGLENYERFHPVFLYESLFCLIGFILFMVFARKWAPRLRDGDVFFAYLIYYPFGRFFIEMLRPDAWRLGSLAAAQVFAIIAMVIGAAGIVINHRRRPAVPSEPAPES